From one Streptomyces sp. NBC_01478 genomic stretch:
- a CDS encoding glycosyl hydrolase family 28 protein has translation MSSPRTPIAGAGSPLRRCLALGLTALLLGMAALLGTPHPARAATGTVTAYPVPSVYPASTDYKLTVNGTSVPVTKYTGYDIAQLALGTGTATLSVTKLNNTAIGAYSISPQKLGITGTVSGPTLTFTVQNDEYLIVKLDGRPNLVIAADPAETDHPATGGTGVFNVQSAPYSAQPNTGAYTTTAFQNALNDAAAYGSAHGTQGIVYVPAGAYTLGNLYLRSNLAFYLAPGAVLRYTGEASHYVVTGHKTSQGRDLTWFISTRYSSTNIKIYGRGIIDGNGQAALAPSNLGVNLLAPIYTSGFTVDGITFRESSSWAVIPVRSSDLTFRNIKLFNRFDMGENDGIDVMESTNVTVDHAIGIGLDDPFSTKTWPDVADIYKSVPGTARPLDNVTFNDLVSWTYCYGVKVGQGVYESQNKVTFQHVVVYDAAVGIGVHHKYGTASATNLKFDDIDIERLSFSNDGNRTWLAMMTGSTAGIGPVTGVTISNVRVRNAGTTAARVNGLPGAPISGVALSHIVMPGSTSAATTLSQVNLTNLSDYGSLTIAP, from the coding sequence ATGAGCTCACCACGGACGCCGATCGCCGGAGCCGGGAGTCCCCTCCGGCGCTGTCTGGCCCTTGGGCTCACGGCACTTCTGCTCGGCATGGCGGCACTTCTGGGAACACCGCACCCCGCCCGGGCCGCGACGGGCACCGTGACGGCATACCCGGTCCCGTCCGTCTACCCGGCCTCCACCGACTACAAGTTGACCGTCAACGGAACGTCCGTACCCGTCACCAAGTACACGGGCTACGACATCGCTCAGCTCGCCCTCGGCACCGGCACCGCCACCCTCTCGGTCACCAAGCTCAACAACACGGCCATCGGCGCGTACAGCATCAGCCCGCAGAAGCTGGGGATCACGGGAACCGTCAGCGGCCCGACCCTCACCTTCACCGTCCAGAACGACGAGTACCTGATCGTCAAGCTCGACGGCCGCCCCAACCTGGTCATCGCCGCCGATCCGGCCGAGACCGACCACCCCGCGACCGGCGGCACCGGCGTGTTCAACGTACAGAGCGCGCCCTACTCGGCCCAGCCGAACACCGGTGCCTACACCACGACCGCCTTCCAGAACGCCCTCAACGACGCCGCCGCGTACGGCTCCGCGCACGGCACCCAGGGCATCGTGTACGTCCCGGCCGGCGCCTACACCCTCGGCAACCTCTACCTGCGCAGCAACCTCGCGTTCTACCTCGCCCCCGGCGCGGTCCTCCGCTACACAGGTGAGGCCAGCCACTATGTGGTGACCGGACACAAGACCTCGCAGGGCCGTGACCTCACCTGGTTCATCTCCACCCGGTACTCCTCGACGAACATCAAGATCTACGGCCGCGGCATCATCGACGGCAACGGCCAGGCCGCGCTCGCGCCCTCCAACCTCGGCGTGAACCTCCTCGCCCCGATCTACACGAGCGGCTTCACGGTCGACGGCATCACCTTCCGGGAGTCCAGCAGTTGGGCGGTCATCCCGGTGCGGTCCTCGGACCTGACCTTCCGGAACATCAAGCTGTTCAACAGGTTCGACATGGGCGAGAACGACGGCATCGACGTCATGGAGTCCACGAACGTCACCGTCGACCACGCGATCGGCATCGGTCTCGACGACCCGTTCAGCACCAAGACCTGGCCCGACGTCGCCGACATCTACAAGTCGGTCCCCGGCACCGCCCGCCCGCTGGACAACGTCACCTTCAACGACCTTGTCTCCTGGACCTATTGCTACGGCGTCAAGGTCGGCCAGGGCGTCTACGAGTCGCAGAACAAGGTCACCTTCCAGCACGTGGTCGTCTACGACGCGGCGGTCGGCATCGGCGTCCACCACAAGTACGGCACGGCGAGCGCGACGAACCTCAAGTTCGACGACATCGACATCGAACGGCTCAGCTTCAGCAACGACGGCAACCGCACCTGGCTCGCGATGATGACCGGCAGCACGGCGGGCATCGGCCCGGTCACCGGCGTCACGATCTCCAACGTCCGGGTCCGCAACGCCGGTACGACCGCCGCACGCGTCAACGGCCTTCCCGGCGCGCCGATTTCGGGCGTCGCTCTGAGCCACATCGTGATGCCCGGCAGCACGAGCGCCGCGACCACCCTGAGCCAGGTCAACCTCACCAACCTCTCGGACTACGGCAGCCTGACCATCGCCCCCTGA
- a CDS encoding acyl-CoA carboxylase subunit beta, whose protein sequence is MTDTADRTAARIADLAHRRTRALATAAPRRLGALGARERIERLLDAGSFAETGGFVRARAVGDGAQRPYGDGVVTGFGTVDGRPVCVFAQDSTVFGGSMGEAFGEKTVALMELALKTGCPVVGLNDSGGARIQEGVNSLALYAELVRRNVKASGVIPQISVVLGPCAGGAAYSPAITDFTVMVDGASHMFVTGPDVIEAVTGERTTAEELGGARTSNSVNGNAHFLAADEEDALDTVRELLSYLPANNLERPPEFAPGSVADGAPLDTVVPDRLGQVYDMRDILHAVVDDGELLHVQELFAPNIICALARVEGASVGVVANQPLHSAGVLDIDASEKAARFVRFCDAFGIPLLTFADVPGYLSGVRQERGGIIRRGAKLLYAYAEATVPKVTVVVRKAYGGGYAVMGSKHLGADLNLAWPTARIAVMGAEGAVGLLHRRELAAAAEPETLRADLVATYESTHGTPYLAAERGYVDDVIAPRDTRAHVGRALRALRGKRAPMPERRHGNIPL, encoded by the coding sequence GTGACAGATACGGCGGACCGGACCGCCGCGCGCATCGCCGACCTGGCACACCGTCGGACGCGGGCGCTGGCCACGGCCGCGCCGAGAAGACTCGGCGCTCTCGGTGCGCGGGAGCGGATCGAACGGCTGCTGGACGCGGGCTCGTTCGCGGAGACCGGCGGGTTCGTGCGGGCCCGGGCCGTCGGGGACGGGGCTCAACGCCCTTACGGCGACGGGGTGGTGACCGGATTCGGCACGGTGGACGGGCGGCCGGTCTGTGTCTTCGCGCAGGACTCCACGGTCTTCGGCGGCAGCATGGGCGAGGCCTTCGGCGAGAAGACCGTGGCCCTCATGGAGCTCGCCCTGAAGACCGGCTGCCCGGTCGTCGGCCTCAACGACTCCGGCGGCGCCCGCATCCAGGAGGGCGTCAACTCCCTCGCTCTCTACGCCGAGTTGGTGCGCCGCAATGTGAAGGCGTCCGGGGTGATCCCGCAGATCTCCGTCGTCCTGGGCCCGTGCGCGGGCGGCGCCGCCTACTCCCCCGCCATCACCGACTTCACCGTGATGGTGGACGGCGCGTCGCACATGTTCGTCACCGGCCCCGACGTCATCGAGGCGGTCACCGGTGAACGCACCACCGCCGAGGAGCTGGGCGGCGCCCGCACCAGCAACTCCGTCAACGGCAACGCCCACTTCCTGGCGGCCGACGAGGAGGACGCGCTCGACACCGTACGCGAGCTGCTGTCGTACCTGCCCGCCAACAACCTGGAGCGGCCACCGGAGTTCGCGCCCGGTTCCGTCGCCGACGGCGCCCCGCTGGACACGGTCGTGCCCGACCGGCTCGGGCAGGTCTACGACATGCGGGACATCCTGCACGCGGTCGTCGACGACGGTGAACTCCTGCATGTGCAGGAGCTGTTCGCGCCGAACATCATCTGTGCGCTGGCCCGCGTGGAGGGGGCGAGTGTCGGGGTCGTCGCCAATCAGCCGCTGCACTCGGCCGGTGTCCTCGACATCGACGCCTCCGAGAAGGCCGCGCGGTTCGTGCGGTTCTGCGACGCGTTCGGCATCCCGCTGCTGACCTTCGCCGACGTCCCCGGCTATCTCTCCGGCGTGCGCCAGGAGCGGGGCGGGATCATCCGGCGCGGTGCCAAACTCCTCTACGCGTACGCCGAGGCGACCGTCCCGAAGGTCACCGTGGTGGTGCGCAAGGCGTACGGCGGCGGGTACGCGGTGATGGGCTCCAAGCACCTCGGCGCCGACCTCAACCTCGCCTGGCCCACGGCCCGTATCGCCGTCATGGGCGCGGAGGGTGCCGTGGGCCTGCTGCACCGGCGCGAACTCGCCGCCGCGGCCGAACCCGAGACGCTGCGGGCCGACCTGGTCGCCACGTACGAGTCCACGCACGGGACGCCGTACCTCGCCGCCGAGCGCGGGTACGTCGACGACGTGATCGCCCCGCGCGACACCCGCGCGCACGTCGGCCGTGCCCTGCGCGCGCTGCGCGGCAAGCGTGCCCCGATGCCGGAGCGGCGGCACGGCAACATCCCGCTCTGA
- a CDS encoding fatty acyl-AMP ligase → MDTRRPPLAPAYRTLPEYVRHWAELTPDRRAFTFVDHPAPDSRGVHRTLTWQRLDLRVRALAARIAEHAEPGARVALLCPQGTDYITGFLAALTAGTVAVPLYPPGLPGQGDRLVGVLGDARPSVVVTTERVLAEVTDFCERAHVPVLAADRVPDFAALDWQAPAPDPAATAYLQYTSGSTRAPAGVEITHANVVANARQALAAYGADTHQVTCVGWLPLYHDMGLVLSVAAPVVRGLLSVLMDPTAFLHEPARWLRLLAAHPQALSAAPNFAYDYCASAVTGAQKEGLRLDGVAALLNGSEPVRPGTADRFHAAFAAQGLAADVHCPSYGLAEATVFVSAARPGRPLGRFALDRDALTAGKALPARPDDPRAVLLAGCGTPVGQRVRIVDPVARAVLTEGEVGEIWVQGPNVGRGYWNNSAQTGSVFGATLGADAPGSWLRTGDLGTVLEGQLIVTGRLKDLIVVDGRNHYPQDVEATAQDAHHAVRRDRLAAFGVPGGMGERVVVVVEHARTTSLADIDVPALTQAVRAAVSARHGLRLADVVLVAPGTVPRTSSGKVSRALTRTRYLEGAYAAETAV, encoded by the coding sequence ATGGACACCCGCCGTCCCCCGCTCGCGCCCGCGTACCGGACTCTGCCCGAGTACGTGCGGCACTGGGCCGAACTCACCCCGGACCGCCGGGCGTTCACGTTCGTCGACCATCCCGCCCCCGACTCCCGCGGTGTGCACCGCACTTTGACCTGGCAGCGGCTGGATCTGCGCGTGCGGGCACTGGCCGCCCGGATCGCCGAGCACGCCGAACCCGGCGCGCGGGTCGCCCTGTTGTGCCCGCAGGGGACGGACTACATCACCGGATTCCTCGCGGCCCTGACGGCCGGGACGGTGGCCGTGCCGCTGTATCCGCCCGGGCTGCCGGGGCAGGGCGACCGGCTCGTCGGGGTGTTGGGCGACGCGCGCCCCTCCGTCGTGGTGACCACCGAGCGGGTCCTCGCGGAGGTGACCGACTTCTGCGAGCGCGCCCATGTACCGGTCCTCGCGGCGGACCGGGTCCCGGACTTCGCCGCCCTCGACTGGCAGGCGCCCGCGCCGGATCCGGCCGCGACCGCCTACCTCCAGTACACCTCCGGCTCCACCCGCGCCCCGGCCGGCGTGGAGATCACCCACGCCAACGTCGTCGCCAACGCCCGCCAGGCGCTCGCCGCCTACGGTGCCGACACGCATCAGGTGACCTGCGTGGGCTGGCTGCCGCTCTACCACGACATGGGGCTGGTGCTGAGCGTCGCGGCCCCGGTCGTGCGCGGGCTGCTGTCGGTGCTCATGGATCCGACCGCGTTCCTCCACGAACCGGCGCGCTGGCTGAGGCTGTTGGCCGCGCATCCGCAGGCGCTGAGCGCCGCGCCCAACTTCGCCTACGACTACTGCGCCTCCGCCGTCACCGGGGCGCAGAAGGAGGGGCTGCGGCTGGACGGGGTCGCCGCGTTGCTCAACGGCAGCGAACCCGTCCGGCCCGGCACCGCCGACCGTTTCCACGCCGCGTTCGCCGCGCAGGGGCTCGCGGCGGACGTGCACTGTCCGTCGTACGGGCTCGCCGAGGCCACCGTCTTCGTCAGCGCCGCCCGGCCCGGCCGCCCGCTCGGCCGGTTCGCCCTCGACCGTGACGCCCTCACCGCCGGGAAGGCCCTGCCCGCGCGGCCCGACGACCCCCGCGCCGTACTGCTGGCGGGGTGCGGAACGCCGGTGGGGCAGCGCGTGCGCATCGTCGATCCGGTCGCCCGTGCCGTGCTGACCGAGGGCGAGGTCGGGGAGATCTGGGTGCAGGGTCCGAACGTGGGCCGCGGCTACTGGAACAACTCCGCGCAGACCGGGAGCGTCTTCGGCGCCACGCTCGGCGCGGACGCGCCGGGGAGTTGGCTGCGCACCGGCGACCTCGGGACCGTCCTGGAGGGGCAGTTGATCGTCACCGGCCGGCTCAAGGACCTCATCGTCGTCGACGGCCGCAACCACTATCCGCAGGACGTGGAGGCCACCGCCCAGGACGCGCATCACGCCGTACGACGCGACCGGCTCGCCGCGTTCGGGGTGCCGGGCGGCATGGGTGAGCGGGTGGTGGTCGTCGTCGAGCACGCGCGCACGACCAGCCTCGCCGACATCGACGTACCGGCCCTGACGCAGGCCGTGCGCGCGGCCGTCTCCGCCCGGCACGGGCTGCGGCTCGCCGACGTCGTCCTCGTGGCGCCGGGCACCGTGCCCCGCACCTCCAGCGGCAAGGTGTCGCGCGCCCTGACCCGCACCCGCTACCTGGAGGGCGCCTACGCGGCGGAGACCGCGGTATGA